A genomic stretch from Candidatus Cloacimonadota bacterium includes:
- a CDS encoding glycosyltransferase family 2 protein, whose product MGLAVLVIILKAYVITVAIIMLIYTIRHLVFSINRSVGEQKLYYQDILDSDLPKVTVIVPMHNEELVAEYSMENIANTIYPKDKLEIIPIEDHSEDATLAILEKYSETYDNIHPYVRDTGTRGKPASMNEVMEFATGDVIIVFDADYLPPKGIIRDIAICFLDPEVGAVMGRVIPNNVGSNMLTRLLDMERTGGYQIDQQARYNLNLVPQYGGTVGGFRRKIAMELGGFNPAIITEDTELTFKLYEQGWKVVYANRAECYEEAPETWIVRSRQVSRWARGHCQVFFKSFFKMMKSKYLRPIEKLDGMLLLTIYFIPLLLLVGIFDSIALFFLGEMNLFSSVFIFVLVSAYSSFGNAAPFFQIGSGILLDGGHMRVRLLPLLMFNFTFYLWFISKGAFLAIIDTIFQRVPEWQKTQRFRK is encoded by the coding sequence ATGGGGCTGGCTGTATTAGTCATTATTCTTAAAGCTTATGTGATTACAGTAGCAATAATTATGCTCATCTATACTATTCGTCACTTAGTATTTTCCATAAATCGCTCTGTTGGAGAGCAAAAGTTATATTATCAGGATATTCTGGATTCCGATTTACCAAAAGTTACGGTAATTGTTCCAATGCATAATGAAGAACTTGTTGCTGAATATTCCATGGAAAATATCGCAAATACCATTTATCCCAAAGATAAATTGGAAATAATTCCTATAGAAGATCACTCTGAAGATGCCACACTTGCGATATTGGAAAAATACAGTGAAACTTATGATAATATTCACCCCTATGTGCGCGATACGGGAACACGTGGAAAACCAGCCTCTATGAACGAAGTTATGGAGTTTGCAACTGGTGATGTTATTATTGTGTTCGATGCTGATTATCTGCCACCCAAAGGAATTATCCGAGATATCGCAATTTGTTTTCTCGATCCGGAAGTTGGAGCTGTGATGGGTCGAGTAATTCCTAATAATGTTGGTTCCAATATGCTCACACGCCTTCTGGACATGGAAAGGACCGGAGGTTATCAGATAGACCAGCAAGCCAGATACAATTTGAATCTGGTACCACAATATGGTGGAACTGTTGGCGGATTCCGACGGAAAATTGCGATGGAATTGGGAGGTTTCAATCCAGCAATTATTACAGAAGATACAGAGCTTACATTCAAACTTTATGAACAAGGTTGGAAAGTTGTTTATGCCAATCGTGCAGAATGTTACGAAGAAGCTCCCGAAACCTGGATAGTTCGTTCGCGACAAGTTTCTCGCTGGGCTCGTGGTCATTGCCAGGTTTTCTTCAAATCGTTCTTTAAAATGATGAAATCTAAATATTTAAGGCCTATAGAAAAACTTGATGGAATGCTGCTTTTAACTATCTATTTTATTCCTTTGCTACTCCTTGTAGGTATTTTTGATTCTATTGCACTTTTCTTCTTAGGAGAAATGAACCTTTTTAGCAGTGTATTCATTTTCGTGTTAGTTTCAGCTTATAGTTCGTTTGGAAACGCAGCTCCGTTCTTCCAGATCGGTTCCGGTATTTTGTTAGACGGTGGTCATATGCGGGTTCGTCTTCTTCCACTACTTATGTTCAATTTTACATTTTATCTGTGGTTTATATCGAAAGGTGCATTTTTGGCAATTATCGATACAATTTTTCAAAGAGTTCCAGAATGGCAAAAAACTCAAAGATTCAGAAAATAG